Proteins encoded together in one Camelina sativa cultivar DH55 chromosome 9, Cs, whole genome shotgun sequence window:
- the LOC104711334 gene encoding haloacid dehalogenase-like hydrolase domain-containing protein At3g48420 — MATVKISLSFISLSPSSSSSSSSSSSTQSKLSPSFIPNAAPSAKLAKLRFNGKSLTAKPMVHRASRTSGITCSASSSPTTLPSALLFDCDGVLVDTEKDGHRISFNDTFKERELGVTWDVELYGELLKIGGGKERMTAYFNKVGWPDKAPKDEAERKEFIAGLHKQKTEIFMVLIEKKLLPLRPGVAKLVDQALTNGVKVAVCSTSNEKAVSAIVSCLLGPERAEKIKIFAGDVVPKKKPDPAIYNLAAETLGVDPSKCVVVEDSGIGLAAAKAAGMTCIVTKSGYTADEDFENADAIFDCIGDPPEERFDLAFCGSLLQKQFVS; from the exons ATGGCCACTGTGAAAatctctctttcctttatttcactatcaccatcttcttcttcttcttcttcttcttcttcttcaactcaaTCTAAGTTATCTCCGTCGTTCATCCCCAATGCGGCACCGTCGGCAAAGTTGGCGAAGTTGCGATTCAATGGTAAGTCCCTGACAGCAAAACCGATGGTACACAGAGCCTCTCGCACCAGCGGAATCACCTGCTCTGCTTCCTCATCTCCTACAACTCTTCCTTCTGCTCTTCTCTTCGATTGCGATGGCGTTCTTGTTGATACCGAGAAGGACGGTCATCGGATCTCCTTCAACGACACTTTCAAAGAG AGAGAATTGGGTGTTACTTGGGATGTTGAGTTATACGGCGAGCTGCTTAAAATTGGTGGTGGTAAAGAAAG GATGACGGCGTATTTTAACAAGGTAGGTTGGCCAGATAAAGCTCCCAAGGATGAAGCAGAGAGGAAAGAGTTCATAGCTGGTCTTCACAAGCAAAAGACTGAGATTTTCATGGTTCTCATTGAGAAAAAGCTGCTTCCTCTTCGACCCGGTGTTGCAAA GTTGGTGGATCAAGCTTTAACAAATGGAGTAAAAGTAGCTGTGTGCAGCACTTCAAATGAGAAGGCG GTTTCTGCTATAGTTTCATGCTTGCTTGGACCAGAACGAGCCGAGAAAATCAAGATATTCGCTGGAGACGTAGTCCCAAAAAAGAAACCTGACCCA GCTATTTACAACTTAGCAGCTGAAACCCTTGGAGTTGATCCTTCAAA ATGTGTTGTGGTTGAAGACAGCGGGATCGGGCTAGCAGCTGCAAAAGCTGCAGGAATGACTTGTATAGTTACCAAGAGTGG GTACACCGCAGATGAAGATTTTGAGAACGCAGATGCGATTTTCGACTGCATTGGAGACCCTCCAGAGGAGAGATTTGATTTGGCATTCTGTGGAAGCCTTCTCCAGAAACAGTtcgttagttaa
- the LOC104711336 gene encoding lysine-specific demethylase REF6-like isoform X1, translating to MAVSEQSQDVFPWLKSLPVAPEFRPTLAEFQDPIAYIFKIEEEASKYGICKILPPLPPPSKKASISNLNRSLAARAAGKVRDGGFGACDYDGGPTFATRQQQIGFCPRKQRPVQRPVWQSGEEYSFGEFEFKAKTFEKNYLKKCGKKSQLSPLEMETLYWRATVDKPFSVEYANDMPGSAFIPLSLAAARRRESGGDAGTVGETAWNMRAMARAEGSLLKFMKEDIPGVTSPMVYIAMMFSWFAWHVEDHDLHSLNYLHMGASKTWYGVPKEAAPAFEEVVRVHGYGGELNPLVTFSTLGEKTTVMSPEVFVKAGIPCCRLVQNPGEFVVTFPGAYHSGFSHGFNFGEASNIATPQWLTMAKDAAIRRAAINYPPMVSHLQLLYDFALALGSRVPTSINAKPRSSRLKDKKRSEGERLTKKLFVENIIRNNELLSSLGKGSPVALLPQSSSDISVCSDLRIGSDLTTNQDNPIQLKSEDFSSDSVMVGLNNGLKDTVSVKEKFTSLCERNRNHLASRENETQGTLPEAERREKGGAVRLSDQRLFSCVTCGVLSFDCVAIIQPKEAAARYIMSADSSFFNDRTAVSESSNLGQAARSHHPQSMEKHDVDYFSNVSVQTGHQRTSTTSQTNAQKDNGSLGLLVSAYGDSSDSEEEDNRGLDASTSEGERKKYDQESAFKGSSFDTDENEVARDGRTSDFNSHSLNGKQNNLSKGDNSSLLDITLPFVPRSDDDPCRLHVFCLEHAAEVEQQLRAIGGIHIMLLCHPEYRRIEAEAKIVAEELAINHEWHDTEFRNVTREDEETIQAALDNVEAKGGNSDWTVKLAINLSYSAILSHSPLYSKQMPYNSVIYNVFGRSSPAISSLSKPEVSGKRFSRQRKYVVGKWCGKVWMSHQVHPFLLEEDLEGEEERSCHLRTAMDEDVTGKRLFPCTVSRDAATMFGRKYCRKRKVRAKAVPRKKLTSFKREDGVSDDTSEDHSYKQQWRASGNEEESYFETGHTASGDSSNQMSDQRKEIVRHKGYNVFESDDEVADRSLGEEYSVRECAVSESSMDNGFQPYREKQSMYDRDDDDDDDMYKHPREIPRSKRTKVFRNPVSYDSEENGVYQQRGRVSRSSKQANRMGGEYDSAENSFEELDFSSTGKRQTRSTAKRKAKTKSVQSPRDAKGRTLQEFASGMKTEELDSFMEGPSTRLRVRKPKPSRGSSESKPKKIGKKRSSNASFARVASEEDVQEDEEAENEEEECTGYQCDMEGCTMSFTSEKQLALHKRNICPVRGCGKSFFSHKYLVQHQRVHSDDRPLKCPWKGCKMTFKWSWSRTEHVRVHTGARPYICAEPGCDQTFRFVSDFSRHKRKTGHSVKKTKKR from the exons atggCGGTTTCAGAGCAGAGTCAAGACGTGTTTCCATGGCTTAAATCGTTGCCGGTTGCTCCTGAGTTTCGACCTACTTTAGCAGAGTTCCAAGATCCTATCGCTTACATTtttaagattgaagaagaagcttctaaGTACGGAATCTGCAAAATTTTGCCTCCACTGCCTCCTCCTTCTAAGAAAGCCTCGATTTCTAACCTCAACCGTTCTCTGGCGGCTCGTGCGGCGGGGAAGGTTCGTGACGGAGGCTTCGGCGCGTGTGATTATGACGGTGGTCCCACATTCGCCACGCGTCAACAGCAGATCGGGTTTTGCCCTAGGAAACAGCGTCCGGTGCAGAGACCCGTGTGGCAGAGTGGTGAGGAGTACTCTTTTGGTGAGTTCGAGTTTAAAGCTAAGACCTTTGAGAAGAATTATCTCAAGAAATGTGGTAAAAAGAGTCAACTCTCTCCGCTAGAAATGGAAACCCTTTACTGGAGAGCCACAGTGGATAAACCCTTCTCTGTTGAGTACGCCAATGACATGCCTGGCTCGGCTTTTATCCCTCTGAGTCTGGCAGCTGCGAGGAGGAGAGAGTCTGGTGGTGATGCAGGAACAGTGGGTGAGACGGCTTGGAACATGAGGGCAATGGCTAGAGCTGAAGGATCATTGCTTAAGTTCATGAAGGAAGACATTCCTGGAGTCACATCTCCGATG GTTTATATTGCTATGATGTTTAGTTGGTTTGCTTGGCATGTGGAGGATCATGACCTTCATAGTCTTAATTACTTGCATATGGGGGCCAGTAAGACTTGGTATGGCGTGCCAAAGGAGGCTGCTCCGGCTTTTGAGGAGGTGGTTAGGGTTCATGGTTATGGTGGAGAGCTCAATCCTCTTG TGACATTTTCTACTCTCGGTGAGAAGACAACTGTGATGTCTCCTGAAGTATTTGTTAAAGCTGGAATACCATGTTGCAG GTTAGTGCAAAATCCTGGAGAATTTGTCGTCACCTTTCCAGGAGCTTATCATTCGGGGTTTAGTCATG GATTCAATTTTGGAGAAGCATCTAATATTGCAACTCCCCAGTGGTTGACAATGGCGAAAGATGCTGCCATCCGGAGAGCTGCAATAAATTACCCTCCAATGGTTTCTCATCTCCAGCTACTTTATGACTTTGCATTGGCTCTAGGTTCTAG AGTGCCAACAAGCATTAACGCCAAACCACGGAGTTCTAGATtgaaagataagaaaagaaGCGAAGGAGAAAGATTGACCAAAAAGCTATTTGTTGAAAACATTATCCGCAACAATGAATTGCTCTCTTCTCTTGGAAAAGGATCCCCAGTGGCCCTTCTCCCACAGAGTTCCTCAGATATATCAGTTTGTTCTGACCTGCGAATTGGATCCGATTTGACAACTAACCAGGACAACCCAATCCAATTAAAGTCTGAGGACTTTAGCTCTGATAGTGTTATGGTCGGTCTCAATAACGGTTTAAAGGATACAGTTTCAGTGAAAGAAAAGTTTACATCTTTATGTGAAAGGAACAGAAATCATTTGGCAAGCAGGGAGAATGAAACTCAAGGAACTCTGCCTGAGGCTGAAAGGAGGGAAAAAGGTGGAGCTGTTAGGCTTTCGGATCAGAGGCTTTTCTCTTGTGTTACATGCGGAGTCTTAAGTTTTGATTGTGTAGCTATTATTCAACCTAAAGAAGCAGCAGCTAGATATATCATGTCTGCAGATAGTAGCTTCTTCAATGATAGGACAGCAGTTTCCGAATCTTCAAACCTTGGTCAGGCTGCAAGATCACATCATCCAC AAAGCATGGAAAAGCATGATGTAGATTACTTCTCCAATGTTTCTGTTCAGACTGGCCATCAAAGAACTTCAACAACTTCCCAAACAAATGCGCAAAAAGATAATGGTTCTCTTGGGCTGTTGGTTTCAGCATATGGAGACTCTTCTGATTCCGAGGAAGAAGATAACAGAGGCTTAGATGCCTCTACTTCGGAAggggaaagaaaaaagtatgatCAAGAAAGTGCATTTAAAGGATCCTCTTTTGATACAGATGAAAATGAGGTGGCTAGAGATGGTCGGACTTCTGATTTTAACAGCCATAGTCTTAACggcaaacaaaataatttaagcaAAGGCGATAATTCATCACTTCTGGATATAACTTTACCATTTGTTCCAAGATCTGATGACGATCCCTGTCGATTACACGTGTTTTGTCTTGAGCATGCTGCGGAAGTGGAACAGCAACTTCGTGCTATTGGGGGGATTCACATAATGTTACTATGCCATCCAG AGTATCGAAGGATAGAGGCTGAAGCAAAAATAGTTGCCGAGGAGCTTGCCATCAATCACGAATGGCATGATACTGAATTCAGGAATGTGACCCGAGAGGATGAGGAAACAATTCAGGCAGCGTTGGATAATGTTGAAGCTAAGGGTGGGAACAGCGATTGGACCGTAAAGTTGGCTATTAATCTTTCTTACAGCGCTATTCTCAGTCACTCGCCTCTGTATAGTAAGCAGATGCCTTACAACTCCGTCATATACAATGTGTTCGGTCGTAGCTCTCCGGCAATAAGCTCACTCTCGAAGCCCGAAGTTTCTGGTAAAAGATTTTCCAGACAGAGAAAATATGTTGTTGGGAAATGGTGTGGTAAGGTCTGGATGTCGCATCAG GTGCATCCCTTTTTGCTGGAGGAGGACTTAGAgggggaagaagaaagaagttgtCATCTCCGAACTGCCATGGATGAGGATGTCACTGGAAAGAGATTGTTTCCTTGTACTGTTTCGAGAGATGCAGCCACAATGTTTGGAAGAAAGTATTGTAGGAAGAGAAAGGTAAGAGCAAAGGCTGTGCCACGCAAGAAGCTTACTTCTTTTAAGAGGGAAGATGGAGTTTCTGATGACACATCGGAAGATCATTCTTATAAGCAGCAATGGAGGGCTTCTGGGAATGAGGAAGAGTCTTATTTTGAGACAGGGCACACGGCATCTGGTGATTCGTCAAATCAAATGTCTGATCAGCGCAAGGAGATTGTCAGACATAAAGGTTATAATGTATTTGAGTCAGATGACGAGGTTGCAGACCGTTCACTTGGAGAAGAATATTCTGTAAGGGAATGTGCAGTTTCAGAAAGCTCAATGGATAATGGCTTTCAGCCATATAGAGAGAAGCAGTCAATGTATGatcgtgatgatgatgatgatgatgatatgtacAAGCACCCTAGGGAGATTCCACGGAGCAAACGGACTAAAGTTTTTAGGAATCCAGTCTCATATGATTCAGAAGAAAATGGTGTTTATCAGCAAAGGGGAAGAGTATCCAGAAGTAGTAAGCAAGCTAATCGAATGGGTGGTGAGTATGATTCAGCAGAGAATTCTTTCGAGGAACTAGACTTTAGCAGTACAGGGAAAAGGCAAACCAGGTCCACAGCCAAACGTAAAGCAAAAACCAAGTCAGTTCAGAGTCCGAGAGACGCAAAAGGTCGCACTTTGCAAGAATTTGCATCTGGGATGAAGACTGAAGAATTGGATTCATTCATGGAGGGACCTAGCACACGGCTTAGGGTGAGAAAACCAAAGCCGTCAAGAGGGTCTTCAGaatcaaaaccaaagaagatTGGTAAGAAGAGAAGTAGTAACGCTTCCTTTGCTAGAGTTGCAAGTGAAGAAGATGTgcaggaagatgaagaagcggAGAATGAGGAAGAGGAATGCACGGGGTACCAATGTGACATGGAGGGTTGCACAATGAGTTTCACTTCAGAAAAACAGTTGGCTTTGCATAAAAGAAACATCTGCCCTGTTAGAGGCTGTGGTAAAAGCTTCTTTTCACACAA GTATTTGGTTCAACACCAGCGCGTTCACTCAGATGACCGTCCCCTGAAATGTCCATGGAAAGGATGTAAGATGACTTTCAAATGGTCTTGGTCTAGAACCGAGCACGTAAGAGTTCACACAGGTGCTAGGCCTTACATATGCGCTGAACCGGGGTGTGATCAAACATTCAGATTTGTCTCTGACTTCAGCCGGCATAAACGGAAGACAGGTCATTCAGtcaagaagaccaaaaaaagatga
- the LOC104711336 gene encoding lysine-specific demethylase REF6-like isoform X2: MAVSEQSQDVFPWLKSLPVAPEFRPTLAEFQDPIAYIFKIEEEASKYGICKILPPLPPPSKKASISNLNRSLAARAAGKVRDGGFGACDYDGGPTFATRQQQIGFCPRKQRPVQRPVWQSGEEYSFGEFEFKAKTFEKNYLKKCGKKSQLSPLEMETLYWRATVDKPFSVEYANDMPGSAFIPLSLAAARRRESGGDAGTVGETAWNMRAMARAEGSLLKFMKEDIPGVTSPMVYIAMMFSWFAWHVEDHDLHSLNYLHMGASKTWYGVPKEAAPAFEEVVRVHGYGGELNPLVTFSTLGEKTTVMSPEVFVKAGIPCCRLVQNPGEFVVTFPGAYHSGFSHGFNFGEASNIATPQWLTMAKDAAIRRAAINYPPMVSHLQLLYDFALALGSRVPTSINAKPRSSRLKDKKRSEGERLTKKLFVENIIRNNELLSSLGKGSPVALLPQSSSDISVCSDLRIGSDLTTNQDNPIQLKSEDFSSDSVMVGLNNGLKDTVSVKEKFTSLCERNRNHLASRENETQGTLPEAERREKGGAVRLSDQRLFSCVTCGVLSFDCVAIIQPKEAAARYIMSADSSFFNDRTAVSESSNLGQAARSHHPQSMEKHDVDYFSNVSVQTGHQRTSTTSQTNAQKDNGSLGLLVSAYGDSSDSEEEDNRGLDASTSEGERKKYDQESAFKGSSFDTDENEVARDGRTSDFNSHSLNGKQNNLSKGDNSSLLDITLPFVPRSDDDPCRLHVFCLEHAAEVEQQLRAIGGIHIMLLCHPEYRRIEAEAKIVAEELAINHEWHDTEFRNVTREDEETIQAALDNVEAKGGNSDWTVKLAINLSYSAILSHSPLYSKQMPYNSVIYNVFGRSSPAISSLSKPEVSGKRFSRQRKYVVGKWCGKVWMSHQVHPFLLEEDLEGEEERSCHLRTAMDEDVTGKRLFPCTVSRDAATMFGRKYCRKRKVRAKAVPRKKLTSFKREDGVSDDTSEDHSYKQQWRASGNEEESYFETGHTASGDSSNQMSDQRKEIVRHKGYNVFESDDEVADRSLGEEYSVRECAVSESSMDNGFQPYREKQSMYDRDDDDDDDMYKHPREIPRSKRTKVFRNPVSYDSEENGVYQQRGRVSRSSKQANRMGGEYDSAENSFEELDFSSTGKRQTRSTAKRKAKTKSVQSPRDAKGRTLQEFASGMKTEELDSFMEGPSTRLRVRKPKPSRGSSESKPKKIGKKRSSNASFARVASEEDVQEDEEAENEEEECTGYQCDMEGCTMSFTSEKQLALHKRNICPVRGCGKSFFSHKYLVQHQRVHSDDRPLKCPWKGCKMTFKWSWSRTEHVRVHTGARPYICAEPGCDQTFRFVSDFSRHKRKTGHSVKKTKKR, from the exons atggCGGTTTCAGAGCAGAGTCAAGACGTGTTTCCATGGCTTAAATCGTTGCCGGTTGCTCCTGAGTTTCGACCTACTTTAGCAGAGTTCCAAGATCCTATCGCTTACATTtttaagattgaagaagaagcttctaaGTACGGAATCTGCAAAATTTTGCCTCCACTGCCTCCTCCTTCTAAGAAAGCCTCGATTTCTAACCTCAACCGTTCTCTGGCGGCTCGTGCGGCGGGGAAGGTTCGTGACGGAGGCTTCGGCGCGTGTGATTATGACGGTGGTCCCACATTCGCCACGCGTCAACAGCAGATCGGGTTTTGCCCTAGGAAACAGCGTCCGGTGCAGAGACCCGTGTGGCAGAGTGGTGAGGAGTACTCTTTTGGTGAGTTCGAGTTTAAAGCTAAGACCTTTGAGAAGAATTATCTCAAGAAATGTGGTAAAAAGAGTCAACTCTCTCCGCTAGAAATGGAAACCCTTTACTGGAGAGCCACAGTGGATAAACCCTTCTCTGTTGAGTACGCCAATGACATGCCTGGCTCGGCTTTTATCCCTCTGAGTCTGGCAGCTGCGAGGAGGAGAGAGTCTGGTGGTGATGCAGGAACAGTGGGTGAGACGGCTTGGAACATGAGGGCAATGGCTAGAGCTGAAGGATCATTGCTTAAGTTCATGAAGGAAGACATTCCTGGAGTCACATCTCCGATGGTTTATATTGCTATGATGTTTAGTTGGTTTGCTTGGCATGTGGAGGATCATGACCTTCATAGTCTTAATTACTTGCATATGGGGGCCAGTAAGACTTGGTATGGCGTGCCAAAGGAGGCTGCTCCGGCTTTTGAGGAGGTGGTTAGGGTTCATGGTTATGGTGGAGAGCTCAATCCTCTTG TGACATTTTCTACTCTCGGTGAGAAGACAACTGTGATGTCTCCTGAAGTATTTGTTAAAGCTGGAATACCATGTTGCAG GTTAGTGCAAAATCCTGGAGAATTTGTCGTCACCTTTCCAGGAGCTTATCATTCGGGGTTTAGTCATG GATTCAATTTTGGAGAAGCATCTAATATTGCAACTCCCCAGTGGTTGACAATGGCGAAAGATGCTGCCATCCGGAGAGCTGCAATAAATTACCCTCCAATGGTTTCTCATCTCCAGCTACTTTATGACTTTGCATTGGCTCTAGGTTCTAG AGTGCCAACAAGCATTAACGCCAAACCACGGAGTTCTAGATtgaaagataagaaaagaaGCGAAGGAGAAAGATTGACCAAAAAGCTATTTGTTGAAAACATTATCCGCAACAATGAATTGCTCTCTTCTCTTGGAAAAGGATCCCCAGTGGCCCTTCTCCCACAGAGTTCCTCAGATATATCAGTTTGTTCTGACCTGCGAATTGGATCCGATTTGACAACTAACCAGGACAACCCAATCCAATTAAAGTCTGAGGACTTTAGCTCTGATAGTGTTATGGTCGGTCTCAATAACGGTTTAAAGGATACAGTTTCAGTGAAAGAAAAGTTTACATCTTTATGTGAAAGGAACAGAAATCATTTGGCAAGCAGGGAGAATGAAACTCAAGGAACTCTGCCTGAGGCTGAAAGGAGGGAAAAAGGTGGAGCTGTTAGGCTTTCGGATCAGAGGCTTTTCTCTTGTGTTACATGCGGAGTCTTAAGTTTTGATTGTGTAGCTATTATTCAACCTAAAGAAGCAGCAGCTAGATATATCATGTCTGCAGATAGTAGCTTCTTCAATGATAGGACAGCAGTTTCCGAATCTTCAAACCTTGGTCAGGCTGCAAGATCACATCATCCAC AAAGCATGGAAAAGCATGATGTAGATTACTTCTCCAATGTTTCTGTTCAGACTGGCCATCAAAGAACTTCAACAACTTCCCAAACAAATGCGCAAAAAGATAATGGTTCTCTTGGGCTGTTGGTTTCAGCATATGGAGACTCTTCTGATTCCGAGGAAGAAGATAACAGAGGCTTAGATGCCTCTACTTCGGAAggggaaagaaaaaagtatgatCAAGAAAGTGCATTTAAAGGATCCTCTTTTGATACAGATGAAAATGAGGTGGCTAGAGATGGTCGGACTTCTGATTTTAACAGCCATAGTCTTAACggcaaacaaaataatttaagcaAAGGCGATAATTCATCACTTCTGGATATAACTTTACCATTTGTTCCAAGATCTGATGACGATCCCTGTCGATTACACGTGTTTTGTCTTGAGCATGCTGCGGAAGTGGAACAGCAACTTCGTGCTATTGGGGGGATTCACATAATGTTACTATGCCATCCAG AGTATCGAAGGATAGAGGCTGAAGCAAAAATAGTTGCCGAGGAGCTTGCCATCAATCACGAATGGCATGATACTGAATTCAGGAATGTGACCCGAGAGGATGAGGAAACAATTCAGGCAGCGTTGGATAATGTTGAAGCTAAGGGTGGGAACAGCGATTGGACCGTAAAGTTGGCTATTAATCTTTCTTACAGCGCTATTCTCAGTCACTCGCCTCTGTATAGTAAGCAGATGCCTTACAACTCCGTCATATACAATGTGTTCGGTCGTAGCTCTCCGGCAATAAGCTCACTCTCGAAGCCCGAAGTTTCTGGTAAAAGATTTTCCAGACAGAGAAAATATGTTGTTGGGAAATGGTGTGGTAAGGTCTGGATGTCGCATCAG GTGCATCCCTTTTTGCTGGAGGAGGACTTAGAgggggaagaagaaagaagttgtCATCTCCGAACTGCCATGGATGAGGATGTCACTGGAAAGAGATTGTTTCCTTGTACTGTTTCGAGAGATGCAGCCACAATGTTTGGAAGAAAGTATTGTAGGAAGAGAAAGGTAAGAGCAAAGGCTGTGCCACGCAAGAAGCTTACTTCTTTTAAGAGGGAAGATGGAGTTTCTGATGACACATCGGAAGATCATTCTTATAAGCAGCAATGGAGGGCTTCTGGGAATGAGGAAGAGTCTTATTTTGAGACAGGGCACACGGCATCTGGTGATTCGTCAAATCAAATGTCTGATCAGCGCAAGGAGATTGTCAGACATAAAGGTTATAATGTATTTGAGTCAGATGACGAGGTTGCAGACCGTTCACTTGGAGAAGAATATTCTGTAAGGGAATGTGCAGTTTCAGAAAGCTCAATGGATAATGGCTTTCAGCCATATAGAGAGAAGCAGTCAATGTATGatcgtgatgatgatgatgatgatgatatgtacAAGCACCCTAGGGAGATTCCACGGAGCAAACGGACTAAAGTTTTTAGGAATCCAGTCTCATATGATTCAGAAGAAAATGGTGTTTATCAGCAAAGGGGAAGAGTATCCAGAAGTAGTAAGCAAGCTAATCGAATGGGTGGTGAGTATGATTCAGCAGAGAATTCTTTCGAGGAACTAGACTTTAGCAGTACAGGGAAAAGGCAAACCAGGTCCACAGCCAAACGTAAAGCAAAAACCAAGTCAGTTCAGAGTCCGAGAGACGCAAAAGGTCGCACTTTGCAAGAATTTGCATCTGGGATGAAGACTGAAGAATTGGATTCATTCATGGAGGGACCTAGCACACGGCTTAGGGTGAGAAAACCAAAGCCGTCAAGAGGGTCTTCAGaatcaaaaccaaagaagatTGGTAAGAAGAGAAGTAGTAACGCTTCCTTTGCTAGAGTTGCAAGTGAAGAAGATGTgcaggaagatgaagaagcggAGAATGAGGAAGAGGAATGCACGGGGTACCAATGTGACATGGAGGGTTGCACAATGAGTTTCACTTCAGAAAAACAGTTGGCTTTGCATAAAAGAAACATCTGCCCTGTTAGAGGCTGTGGTAAAAGCTTCTTTTCACACAA GTATTTGGTTCAACACCAGCGCGTTCACTCAGATGACCGTCCCCTGAAATGTCCATGGAAAGGATGTAAGATGACTTTCAAATGGTCTTGGTCTAGAACCGAGCACGTAAGAGTTCACACAGGTGCTAGGCCTTACATATGCGCTGAACCGGGGTGTGATCAAACATTCAGATTTGTCTCTGACTTCAGCCGGCATAAACGGAAGACAGGTCATTCAGtcaagaagaccaaaaaaagatga
- the LOC104711335 gene encoding DNA-(apurinic or apyrimidinic site) lyase-like, producing MKRFFKPIEKEGSTAAKKPCLLSPEKRDGDGDGVGEEKNPKEPSKFVTWNANSFLLRVKNNWTEFSKFVSDFDPDVIAIQEVRMPAAGGKGKPKNPEELSDDTKVLREEKQILTRALSSPPFANYQVWWSLADSKYAGTALLVKKCFKPKKVYFNLDKLASKHEPDGRVILVEFETFRLLNTYSPNNGWKEEENSFQRRRKWDKRTVEFVNKTSDKPLIWCGDLNVSHEEIDVSHPEFFATAKLNGYVPPNKEDCGQPGFTPSERGRFGATMKEGRLVDAYRYLHKEQDMESGFSWSGNPIGKYRGKRMRIDYFLVSEQLKERIVSCKMHGRGIELEGFYGSDHCPVTLELSAPSSETEQKQVSN from the exons ATGAAGCGATTCTTCAAACCCATAGAGAAGGAAGGCTCAACGGCGGCGAAGAAACCATGCCTCCTCTCACCGGAAAAGCGTGACGGAGACGGAGATGGagttggagaagagaagaacccGAAAGAGCCGTCCAAGTTTGTGACGTGGAACGCTAATAGCTTCCTTCTTCGGGTGAAGAACAACTGGACTGAGTTCTCTAAGTTCGTTTCTGATTTCGACCCCGATGTCATCGCCATACAG GAAGTAAGAATGCCTGCTGCTGGTGGGAAGGGAAAACCTAAAAATCCTGAAGAGTTGAGCGATGACACAAAAGTTTTGCGTGAGGAAAAACAG ATTTTGACACGGGCTCTCTCAAGTCCACCATTTGCAAATTATCAAGTTTGGTGGTCTCTCGCGGATTCAAAGTATGCAGGGACAGCTTTGTTAGTGAAAAAATGTTTCAAGCCCAAAAAAGTTTACTTTAACCTGGATAAATTAG CATCTAAACATGAACCTGATGGTCGTGTTATCTTAGTTGAATTTGAGACATTTCGTCTTTTGAATACGTATTCGCCTAACAATGGTTGGAAAGAGGAGGAGAACTCGTttcagaggagaagaaaatgggACAAGAGAACTGTTGAGTTCGTAAACAAAACATCTGATAAACCTCTAATATGGTGTGGCGACTTAAATGTCAG TCATGAGGAGATAGATGTTAGCCACCCTGAATTTTTCGCAACAGCGAAGCTTAATGGTTATGTTCCTCCAAACAAAGAG GACTGCGGACAGCCTGGATTTACACCATCTGAGAGAGGACGCTTTGGTGCAACTATGAAAGA AGGAAGGCTCGTTGATGCATACCGGTATCTACACAAGGAGCAAGACATGGAAAGTGGCTTTTCATGGTCGGGGAATCCCATTGGAAA GTACCGAGGAAAGAGAATGAGGATCGACTATTTTCTGGTATCTGAACAACTCAAAGAGCGTATAGTATCTTGTAAGATGCACGGTCGTGGGATAGAACTAGAAG GTTTCTATGGGAGTGATCACTGTCCGGTTACACTCGAGCTTTCAGCGCCATCTTCAGAAACAGAACAGAAACAGGTTTCTAACTAA